ATGGGATCTTGAAGGAGCTTCACGAGTTTAGCCGGGGGGAGCCTCAGTTCGATGATATAACCTTAGTGATAATAAAGGTTAAAGAGGAGGAAGATGGCTTCTGATGAAGAATTGATGGAACGGCTTCTTTTAAGCCTTAAAGGGCTTGCCGAGTTCGGGGAACATCTCTCCTCTGGTGAGGGGCTCGATAGAACAAGTAGGATGCTTCTCCATCACATCCTGGGCACCCTTCTTGTCTCCAAAGGGGCGATCTTCGTCTATGATCCGGTTACCTCCTTATTTAAACTTCTTGCTGGGCGGGGTATTGCCCCGGAGTTGAGGATAAGCGTCAGTGAAGAGGAAGCGAGGTTCTTATCGGCTTATAACATACCCTTTAGGGTCGATAAGTGTCCCTCTTCCCTTTCTTCTCTCTTCGAGAGGGAGAGGGATTCATTTGAGGAACTCAAGCCTCACATTATCGTTTCCCTCATCGTCCGGGGAGAGCTGATCGGTCTTCTCATACTGGGTCCTAAATTTATGAATGGAGATTACAGGGAGTCGGATTATGATCTCATCTCTGTTATCGCCCACCATCTTGCCCTGGGACTTTACAATTTTCGATTGGTTTCCGAGCTCAAGGACCTCAATTTCGAGTTGAATAAGAGGGTGCTTGAATTGGAGACCCTCTACGATCTCGGTTTGGCGATAACCTCCCTGAGGGAGCTCTCGGCACTTGAGGAAGAGGTGTTGATCCGGGCGGTTGGCTTGCTCGATGCCAAGATGGGCTTGCTTGCGATCCGGGAGAATGAGAGATATTTTGTTGGGGCGAAGTTTGGTATCGCCGATTTGAACGAGGGGGAGTACCTTCCTGAGGAAGGGGTTTTGGCTCGGGTGAGCGCCTCTCGTTCTTCGGTCGTGATAAGTCATAAGGAGGAGATGCCTTCCTGGCTTCCTGGTAAGAGGGCGCTGGCAATCCCCGTCAAGGCGAGGGATAAGATATTGGGGGTTATCATCGTGGCGGATAAGGAATCGCGAGTATTAAAGAAAGAGGTCGATTTCTCTCCCGACGATGAGCATCTTCTCTCAAGTTTCGCCAGCCAGGCAGCGATCGCCCTGGAGAACGCCGAGCTTTACAAACATTCTCTGGAGAAGGAGAGGATGGAGAAAGAGCTCGAGATGGCGGCGGAGATCCAGCGGAGCATCCTTCCTGAGAAACCACCCCCAATCCCTGGTCTTGAGATGGAGGCT
The sequence above is a segment of the Acidobacteriota bacterium genome. Coding sequences within it:
- a CDS encoding GAF domain-containing protein, whose protein sequence is MASDEELMERLLLSLKGLAEFGEHLSSGEGLDRTSRMLLHHILGTLLVSKGAIFVYDPVTSLFKLLAGRGIAPELRISVSEEEARFLSAYNIPFRVDKCPSSLSSLFERERDSFEELKPHIIVSLIVRGELIGLLILGPKFMNGDYRESDYDLISVIAHHLALGLYNFRLVSELKDLNFELNKRVLELETLYDLGLAITSLRELSALEEEVLIRAVGLLDAKMGLLAIRENERYFVGAKFGIADLNEGEYLPEEGVLARVSASRSSVVISHKEEMPSWLPGKRALAIPVKARDKILGVIIVADKESRVLKKEVDFSPDDEHLLSSFASQAAIALENAELYKHSLEKERMEKELEMAAEIQRSILPEKPPPIPGLEMEAFNKPCRQVGGDYFDFIPLAEDKLAFVIADVSGKGMPAALLVSTLQAALRAQIRFISDISLLAEHLNKVIYESSTPEKFITFFFSVIEPSRKMLYSVNAGHCYPR